A stretch of Acipenser ruthenus chromosome 1, fAciRut3.2 maternal haplotype, whole genome shotgun sequence DNA encodes these proteins:
- the LOC117420622 gene encoding beta-1,4-galactosyltransferase 1-like — protein MPAVNLNAQGGFLQRSCKLFELFCMLCIFVVFIYYLDAFKVISNSNPTLNCTSKEDKVPVLEDLEKCPETSPLLVGPLEIEFSQPVDLEDVKKQNPALQLGGRFTPEDCKALQKVAVIIPFRNREEHLKYWLYYLHPILQRQQLDYGVYLIHQKGDETFNRAKLLNVGYAEALKEYDYDCFVFSDVDLIPMDDRNIYKCFSQPRHLSVSMDKFDFSLPYEQYFGGVSSLSKEQFQKINGFPNNYWGWGGEDDDIYNRLSFRGMTISRPDAITGKYRMIHHNRDTKNEPNPERFDRMANTRMMIDRDGINSLSYEVVEVKKNFLFTEIQVDIGTPS, from the exons ATGCCTGCAGTCAATCTGAATGCACAGGGCGGGTTTCTACAGAGGTCTTGCAAGctgtttgaattgttttgtatgctCTGTATTTTCGTCGTCTTCATATATTATTTGGATGCTTTCAAAGTCATTTCAAATAGTAATCCTACATTGAACTGTACCTCCAAAGAGGACAAGGTACCTGTACTGGAGGATCTTGAGAAGTGTCCTGAAACATCGCCACTTCTAG TGGGCCCACTTGAAATTGAGTTTTCACAGCCAGTTGACTTGGAGGATGTCAAGAAACAGAATCCAGCACTACAATTAGGAGGACGGTTTACCCCAGAGGACTGTAAAGCTCTTCAGAAAGTGGCTGTCATTATTCCATTCCGAAACCGCGAGGAACATCTGAAGTACTGGCTGTACTATCTTCATCCCATTCTGCAGCGGCAGCAGCTTGATTATGGTGTTTATTTGATACATCAG AAAGGCGATGAAACTTTCAATCGGGCTAAGCTACTGAATGTGGGCTATGCTGAGGCTTTGAAAGAATATGATTATGATTGCTTTGTGTTCAGTGATGTGGACTTGATCCCAATGGACGATCGCAACATCTACAAGTGTTTTAGTCAGCCAAGACATCTCTCTGTATCTATGGATAAATTTGACTTCAG TTTGCCGTATGAACAGTACTTTGGAGGTGTATCTTCATTAAGCAAGGAGCAGTTTCAAAAGATCAATGGCTTCCCCAACAACTACTGGGGGTGGGGAGGTGAAGATGATGATATTTACAACAg gcTTTCCTTTCGTGGTATGACCATATCTCGCCCAGATGCTATTACTGGAAAATATCGAATGATCCATCATAACAGAGACACGAAAAATGAACCTAATCCAGAGAG GTTTGACAGAATGGCAAACACAAGGATGATGATAGATAGAGATGGCATAAATTCCCTGTCTTACGAGGTGGTTGAAGTTaaaaagaactttttatttacagaaatacaGGTGGACATTGGCACACCAAGCTGA